Proteins found in one Pyrus communis chromosome 15, drPyrComm1.1, whole genome shotgun sequence genomic segment:
- the LOC137717123 gene encoding uncharacterized protein, with product MTLSDLLSPTSSSLLTGDYIGMESSVDVLKDCDDHKPQLKVTGSGGDGRDGSFGQRVRSRREQKWALKNKEFPPPIQLLARTENLPSHMPWVLKRHYTDDGRLILTEEKVKHHEYLRAHRSNGRLTLQLVLLENEILIPPFACNGNENENENENENGNMNKNEIGNDVGDGGHDNNDDDGCEDDDEDDVVEDQKISGIGGSGASAGKCFSFNSVGTGSPCIFGVPVLPAIRHGRS from the coding sequence ATGACGCTTTCTGACTTGCTATCCCCAActtcttcttcccttttgaCCGGGGACTACATTGGAATGGAGAGCTCGGTTGACGTGCTCAAGGACTGTGATGATCATAAACCGCAACTGAAGGTGACCGGTAGCGGTGGTGATGGGCGTGATGGTAGTTTTGGTCAGAGGGTAAGGAGTAGGAGAGAGCAAAAATGGGCATTGAAGAACAAGGAGTTTCCACCTCCTATACAATTGCTAGCACGCACTGAGAACTTGCCTTCTCATATGCCTTGGGTGTTGAAGAGGCATTACACAGATGATGGGAGGTTGATTCTCACCGAGGAGAAGGTTAAGCATCATGAGTACCTTAGGGCTCATAGGTCTAATGGCAGGCTCACTTTGCAGCTTGTCCTGCTTGAAAATGAGATTTTGATTCCCCCATTTGCTTGCAATGGGAACGAGAATGAGAACGAGAACGAGAACGAGAATGGGAACATGAACAAGAATGAGATTGGGAATGATGTTGGTGATGGTGGCCATGACAACAACGATGATGATGGTTGTGAAGATGATGACGAGGATGATGTTGTTGAAGATCAAAAAATTAGTGGGATTGGGGGATCAGGAGCTTCAGCGGGGAAGTGTTTTAGTTTCAACAGTGTGGGAACAGGTTCACCCTGCATATTTGGAGTACCAGTGTTGCCAGCCATCAGGCATGGTCGTAGTTAA